A window of Tautonia plasticadhaerens contains these coding sequences:
- a CDS encoding FG-GAP-like repeat-containing protein: protein MESLEPRVVLDAGVTAAEAYVFALINEFRADPARFASTIEAYIDGEQRGGHGFDADDPILAEVRSSVDYFDGRPIEKGTWHFSDAMAFLRSQGGEDGPTLGPYGIDEYLAQGADDHVDYMDEVCYAHSWDTQQRGEAPVCIRDGGKAIPGGNYDYNNVNYPDRLGGEQSSPGENIGGTRKTEGGPSSGREIYEGSAGDFEAFAQRQAYLGTLSYIVDWGNPDMGHAKNLLGRDGPAGASTSGLGLSGVGKGKGIYASNSIGVGFGFYEDRTYYSTHRIANRVEDGGYVVGMAYQDFDQDARYDIGEGLGDLTLGYREVGTRAVTRAPAAPGNEHGIVQAWLPNGTYEVGLVGNSGQLIKPQRVVIADANKAVDFRLPPSFPLTGDGGLGDPPPGPDAFEPNDDREAARWLGAASYGSPLRRAEMLTIDASDDVDYFYYQIDGRGGPDDKIAIYFDHEAGNLDAYLFARRFDGSYVLADKSESTDDDELLDLTGDEGNPVGFTVGYMLAVVGAGGDTNIYTLDAQIRLDRPLPDQYEPNNNFFVDGPLDLGIASAGSPLFGTLDLNFHDPDDEDLFTFRLNGEAGDDSFIHLGTDNDGGAGEPILVELYRQAPDGSFEFVRDDYSVDLEKFISLDGLDFGTYGLSLRGFSTFRSDPNTYTMEFNVEPGPLAADPLEPNDEEGGATDWGTISVASPLEVDRRDLSIDRGGDEDWYALSLADPAGEGDRIKASFEHDSGDLDLILYRREKDGSLVEVDRSAGEENVEEIGLDGLAAGSYLVRVLGYDGDTNFYQLEADIRPVDRTPPSVVGISAGGRASDRDPIDVAMVTFSEPIDPASFGVDDLRLTRDGQPVDLDGVAVDWVDETTYRVVGLGALTRRSAGYELVVDAGGLRDLSGNPGVGRLAEPIAFRRVVEGDYDNDGVSDLALYRYDATAGAAVFELRLSNQGSPETSTVVIDDLGPNVIPIAGDFDGDGQADVAVVDPQARLSGSGEPNASIWTYLRSSDGERVDIPFGAAGVLDRPAPADYDGDGATDIATFRADSDLVPGAAQWFILPSASGSAFSVVFGAAGGTDLPAPFDFDGDGRADIATFRPISDLVPGAAQWFILPSARNDATFSRALGAFPITFGAAGNADQPAVADFDGDGRAEIVAFRSESDLEPGRAQWFVLPSRGEVPGFGDGFPVTFGSSGDIAAVADYDGDGRPDYAVFDQGSGAWTIGSANADGRPGPGRAEPFDPTGGAGIPVLSPLYFRLRVTDNIPAQSSASASLASVAAARSAARRSGDGDDDGEGSRIDLIDDVLEILSARAPEV, encoded by the coding sequence GTGGAATCCCTGGAACCTCGCGTCGTCCTGGACGCCGGCGTCACCGCCGCGGAGGCCTACGTCTTCGCACTGATCAACGAATTCCGCGCCGACCCGGCCAGGTTCGCCTCCACCATCGAGGCCTACATCGACGGTGAACAACGCGGCGGGCACGGGTTCGATGCCGACGACCCGATCCTCGCCGAGGTGCGATCCTCCGTCGACTACTTCGACGGCCGGCCCATAGAGAAGGGGACCTGGCACTTCTCCGATGCGATGGCGTTCCTGAGGTCCCAGGGGGGCGAGGACGGCCCCACGCTGGGGCCTTATGGGATCGACGAGTACCTGGCCCAGGGTGCCGACGACCACGTCGACTACATGGACGAGGTCTGCTACGCGCATTCCTGGGATACGCAGCAGAGGGGCGAGGCCCCCGTGTGCATCCGCGACGGGGGGAAGGCGATCCCGGGCGGCAACTACGATTACAATAATGTGAATTATCCGGACCGCCTCGGCGGGGAGCAGAGCTCGCCGGGCGAGAACATCGGGGGGACGCGGAAGACCGAGGGCGGCCCGTCCTCCGGCCGCGAGATCTACGAGGGGTCCGCGGGCGACTTCGAGGCCTTCGCCCAACGCCAGGCCTACCTCGGCACCCTCTCCTATATCGTCGACTGGGGCAACCCCGACATGGGGCACGCCAAGAACCTGCTGGGTCGGGACGGCCCGGCCGGCGCGTCGACGAGCGGCCTCGGCCTCTCGGGCGTCGGGAAGGGCAAGGGGATCTACGCGAGCAACTCGATCGGAGTCGGCTTCGGATTCTACGAGGATCGGACATACTACTCGACCCACCGGATCGCCAATCGTGTCGAGGACGGCGGCTACGTCGTGGGGATGGCCTACCAGGACTTCGACCAGGACGCCCGCTACGACATCGGCGAGGGCCTCGGCGACCTGACGCTCGGATACCGCGAGGTGGGCACCCGGGCCGTCACCCGGGCCCCGGCCGCGCCGGGCAACGAGCACGGCATCGTCCAGGCGTGGCTGCCAAACGGGACCTACGAGGTCGGCCTGGTGGGGAACTCCGGCCAGCTGATCAAGCCCCAACGGGTCGTGATCGCCGACGCGAACAAGGCCGTCGACTTCCGACTCCCCCCCTCGTTCCCCCTGACGGGAGACGGCGGACTCGGCGACCCGCCGCCGGGCCCCGACGCCTTCGAGCCGAACGACGATCGGGAGGCGGCCCGCTGGCTCGGCGCCGCCTCCTACGGCTCCCCGCTCCGTCGGGCCGAGATGCTGACGATCGACGCGAGCGACGACGTCGACTACTTCTACTACCAGATCGACGGCCGTGGCGGCCCCGACGACAAGATCGCCATCTACTTCGACCACGAGGCCGGCAACCTCGACGCCTATCTCTTCGCCAGGCGCTTCGACGGATCCTACGTCCTCGCCGACAAGTCCGAATCGACGGACGACGACGAGTTGCTCGACCTGACCGGGGACGAGGGCAATCCCGTCGGGTTCACCGTCGGTTACATGCTCGCCGTCGTCGGGGCGGGGGGCGACACGAACATCTACACCCTGGACGCCCAGATCCGGCTCGACCGGCCGCTGCCCGACCAGTACGAGCCCAACAATAACTTCTTCGTCGACGGCCCGCTGGACCTCGGCATCGCCTCGGCCGGTAGCCCCCTGTTCGGCACGCTGGACCTGAACTTCCACGACCCCGACGACGAGGATCTCTTCACCTTCCGCCTGAACGGCGAGGCCGGCGACGACAGCTTCATTCATCTCGGCACCGACAACGACGGCGGCGCGGGCGAGCCGATCCTGGTCGAGCTCTATCGCCAGGCGCCGGATGGCTCCTTCGAGTTCGTCAGGGATGACTACTCGGTCGATTTGGAGAAGTTCATCAGCCTGGACGGCCTGGACTTCGGCACCTATGGCCTGAGCCTGCGGGGCTTCAGCACGTTCCGCTCGGACCCGAACACCTACACGATGGAGTTCAACGTCGAGCCGGGGCCCCTGGCCGCGGACCCCCTGGAGCCGAATGACGAGGAGGGCGGCGCGACCGACTGGGGGACGATCTCCGTGGCCTCCCCCCTGGAGGTCGATCGTCGCGACCTGTCGATCGATCGCGGGGGGGACGAGGACTGGTACGCCCTCAGCCTCGCCGACCCCGCGGGCGAGGGGGATCGCATCAAGGCGAGCTTCGAGCACGATTCCGGTGACCTCGACCTGATCCTCTACCGGCGCGAGAAGGACGGGAGCCTCGTCGAGGTCGACCGCTCCGCAGGGGAGGAGAACGTCGAGGAGATCGGCCTCGACGGCCTGGCCGCGGGCTCCTATCTCGTCCGGGTCCTCGGGTACGACGGCGACACGAACTTCTACCAGCTCGAGGCCGACATCCGCCCCGTCGACCGGACCCCGCCCTCCGTCGTCGGCATCTCCGCCGGGGGCCGCGCCTCCGATCGCGACCCGATCGACGTCGCCATGGTCACCTTCTCCGAGCCGATCGACCCGGCCTCCTTCGGGGTGGACGACCTCCGGCTGACCCGGGACGGCCAGCCGGTCGACCTGGACGGCGTGGCCGTCGATTGGGTCGACGAGACGACCTACCGCGTCGTCGGGCTGGGCGCCCTCACCCGGAGGTCGGCCGGGTACGAGCTGGTGGTCGACGCGGGGGGCCTCCGGGACCTCTCCGGCAACCCCGGCGTCGGCCGCCTCGCGGAGCCGATCGCCTTCCGCCGGGTCGTCGAGGGCGACTACGACAACGACGGCGTCTCCGACCTGGCCCTCTACCGCTACGACGCGACGGCCGGCGCCGCCGTCTTCGAGCTCAGGCTGTCCAATCAGGGCAGCCCCGAGACCTCCACGGTCGTCATCGACGACCTCGGGCCGAATGTGATCCCCATCGCCGGCGACTTCGACGGCGACGGCCAGGCCGACGTCGCCGTGGTCGACCCGCAGGCCCGGCTCTCCGGCAGCGGCGAGCCCAACGCGAGCATCTGGACCTACCTCCGCTCCTCCGACGGCGAGCGCGTCGACATCCCCTTCGGCGCCGCCGGGGTGCTCGACCGCCCGGCGCCGGCCGACTACGACGGCGACGGTGCGACCGACATCGCCACCTTCCGCGCCGATAGCGACCTCGTCCCGGGCGCCGCCCAGTGGTTCATCCTCCCCAGCGCCAGCGGCAGCGCCTTCTCGGTGGTCTTCGGCGCCGCCGGCGGCACCGACCTGCCCGCCCCCTTCGACTTCGACGGCGACGGGCGCGCCGACATCGCCACCTTCCGACCGATCAGCGACCTCGTCCCGGGCGCCGCCCAGTGGTTCATCCTCCCCTCGGCTCGCAACGACGCCACTTTCAGCCGCGCCCTCGGCGCCTTCCCGATCACCTTCGGCGCCGCCGGCAACGCCGATCAGCCCGCCGTGGCCGACTTCGACGGCGACGGGCGCGCCGAGATCGTCGCCTTCCGCTCGGAGAGCGACCTGGAGCCCGGCCGCGCCCAGTGGTTCGTCCTCCCCTCCCGCGGCGAGGTCCCTGGCTTCGGCGACGGCTTCCCCGTCACCTTCGGCTCGTCAGGCGACATCGCCGCCGTGGCCGACTACGACGGCGACGGACGCCCCGACTACGCCGTCTTCGATCAGGGCTCCGGGGCGTGGACGATCGGCTCGGCCAACGCCGATGGGCGGCCGGGGCCCGGGCGGGCGGAGCCCTTCGACCCGACCGGAGGGGCCGGCATTCCGGTCCTCTCGCCGCTGTACTTCCGCCTCCGGGTCACGGACAACATCCCGGCCCAGTCGTCGGCGTCCGCCTCGCTCGCCTCCGTCGCCGCGGCACGCTCGGCGGCCCGGCGATCGGGCGATGGTGACGACGATGGCGAGGGGAGCCGAATCGACCTGATCGACGACGTGTTGGAGATCCTATCGGCACGGGCTCCCGAGGTCTGA
- a CDS encoding sigma-70 family RNA polymerase sigma factor — protein MPLGPIDWRGSDPDAFGRELEACRSYLTLVAERAIPASLRVKLAPSDLVQETFVDARRRVDDLQARSTDELRGWLYRVMLLNLAEQRRRFFGTAKADVRAEVRLDAPRAGGGALRGGGALRDGLVDVHSTPSTTAMGRERLAWLARGLSELPVRDRQVILWRYQERLGFAEIGRRLGCTEDGARKSYGRACQRLRDRLGDTQP, from the coding sequence ATGCCCCTGGGTCCCATCGACTGGCGGGGCTCCGACCCCGACGCCTTCGGCCGGGAGCTGGAGGCCTGCCGGAGCTACCTGACCCTGGTCGCCGAGCGGGCCATCCCGGCGTCGCTGCGCGTCAAGCTGGCCCCGAGCGACCTGGTCCAGGAGACATTCGTCGACGCCCGCCGTCGTGTCGACGACCTGCAGGCCCGCTCCACCGACGAGCTTCGCGGCTGGCTCTACCGCGTCATGCTGCTGAACCTCGCCGAGCAGCGGCGGAGGTTCTTCGGCACGGCCAAGGCCGATGTCCGCGCCGAGGTCCGCCTCGACGCCCCCCGGGCCGGGGGCGGGGCCCTCCGGGGGGGCGGGGCCCTCCGGGACGGATTGGTCGATGTCCACTCGACCCCATCGACCACCGCAATGGGCCGGGAGCGGCTCGCCTGGCTCGCCCGCGGGCTCAGCGAGCTGCCTGTGCGGGACCGGCAAGTGATCCTCTGGCGCTACCAGGAACGCCTCGGCTTCGCCGAGATCGGCCGCCGGCTGGGCTGCACCGAGGACGGGGCCCGCAAGAGTTATGGCCGGGCCTGTCAGCGTCTCCGCGATCGACTGGGGGACACGCAGCCGTGA